In Desulfobacter hydrogenophilus, the genomic stretch CCAGCCCTTATCAAAAACATGACTCAGCCGTGCTCCCATAAGGACTGCAAGTTTTATGAACTTCTGCGATTCATTGAGCTGAATAGTAAAAAAGCCCTTAATAAAAGGGCTTTTAGCAGAAAAGTTTACAGTATTGATATTGGTACTAGCTAAAACGGGATATCATCATCCGGGATGGGTGGGGTGCCCCCGTCCGGTATACCCGGCTGGGCAGGGCCTTGGAAATTATCCGAATTGGGCGCCGGCCGGTTCGGGGCATATCCACCCCCACCGCCGTTGTCCGGCTGATTCTGATATCCGCCGCCTCTCTGGTAACCTGATCCCCCGGGGCCAGGCCCGGGACCAGACTGGCCGCCGCCATCCCGGCTGCCCAGAAACATGAAGTTTGAAACGACAATGTCCGTGGTGTAATGTGTCTGGCCCTCTTTTTCCCATGACTTGGTCTGCAGCCGACCTTCTATATAAATTTGCCTGCCTTTTGATAGGTATTTTTCACAGGTTTCAGCCTGTTTGCCGAATACTACAATCCTGTGCCATTCGGTTTTTTCCTGGCGCTCCCCGGTATTTTTGTCGGTCCAAACTTCGGTGGTGGCAAGTGGGAAATTCACCACTGCCAATCCCTGCTGGGAATATCTGATTTCAGGATCTTTTCCCAAATTACCGATGAGGATGACCTTATTTAAACCTGCCATATTTAAATCTCCTTTTTATCTAAATTAGTGTCTGAGGAAACTTGTGTTTGGATGAAAAGTTGCCCAGATGCAAGACGCAAAAAAATTTGCAACCGGAGCAACCTCATGGTTGTGAGGATTGCAACTTTTTCTGCAACGCCGCAGGTGGGTGACTTTTGGTTCAAACAATTAATAATCCAGGGAAGACACTTCCAACGCATGCTTCTGGATAAAATTGCGCCGGGGCTCCACCTCTTCACCCATGAGCAGGGTAAATATCTCGTCAGCTTTTTCCGCATCTTCAATATCCACCCTCAGCATAATCCGCTTTTCCGGATTCATGGTTGTTTCCCACAGCTGGTCCGCGTTCATTTCACCCAGACCTTTATAACGCTGTATATTGATTCCCTTTTTGGCTTCGGCCATGAGATATTCGTAAAGGCCGTTTAAATCATCAAGGGTCGTTACTGTTTTTGCATCAGCCGCCCTTGAGGACATGGAGAAGGGTGGCTGGTTCAAGTCTTTTATTTTTTCATAGGCCTGGCGCATTTTCTGGTAGTCGCTGGTGCTAAGAATCTCTCTTCCCACACGCAGCAGTTTTGTCTGCCCTGTGTTGTCCAGAATATCCATTTCATAAATGCTGCGTTCCTGATCAAATTCGATTTCCTGGGGGGTGTATTCTTTTTCTTTCAGCATAGCGGATAAGGCTTCCAGGTTGGTTTTTTCTTCCAGGAAGCGTTTTGAACTGACCCCTTCCCTGATCAGGGTAAACAGAAGATCCGTATCATAATCACGTTTGTGAAGCTGGTTCATGCTGTTGTAGTAATCTGTCATGTTTTGCAGAAACGCATAGAATTCATCCTCGGTCAGGGGCGTGTCGTGTCCATTGATCACAATCTGTTTCTGGGATGAAATTCTGCGAATCAGATAATCGGCGTATTCGGTTTCATTTTTCAGGTATATGCCGTTTTTCCTTGATCCCACCCTGAAAAGCGGGGGTTGGGCAATATACAGGTATCCACTTGAGATCAGGTCCGGCATCTGGCGGTAGAAAAAAGTGAGAAGCAGGGTCCGGATGTGCGAGCCGTCCACGTCCGCATCCGTCATGATAACCACCTTATGGTAGCGGATTTTCTCTATGTCGTACTCTTCCCTGCCCGCGCCTGTACCCAGCACCGTAATGATATTTTTAATCTCGTCGCTTCGAAGAATTTTGTCGAACCGGGCCTTTTCCACATTGAGAATTTTGCCTTTCAAGGGAAGGATGGCCTGGAAGCGCCGATCCCGGCCTTGTTTGGCAGACCCGCCGGCAGAATCGCCCTCCACGAGGAACAGTTCACGCTCTGCAGGATCGGCAAACTGGCATTCG encodes the following:
- a CDS encoding single-stranded DNA-binding protein, which translates into the protein MAGLNKVILIGNLGKDPEIRYSQQGLAVVNFPLATTEVWTDKNTGERQEKTEWHRIVVFGKQAETCEKYLSKGRQIYIEGRLQTKSWEKEGQTHYTTDIVVSNFMFLGSRDGGGQSGPGPGPGGSGYQRGGGYQNQPDNGGGGGYAPNRPAPNSDNFQGPAQPGIPDGGTPPIPDDDIPF